Genomic segment of Nostoc sp. TCL240-02:
CCAGATGAGACGGGGGTTTATCAAAGCACGGCAACACGAACCACAAGTCAAAGCACTGCTAGCGCAAGCCACTGCACCCCAGCGCATTGGTATACTCGCGCAAAAAGGTGTTTATGAGTTTCATCATCATAGGCATCTGCTGAAGCAATCAGATGGTGTAGAAAGAGTTGCACAGCTACTTAAATTAGGCAATTCAAGCGTTCAAGTCCAGCAACGCGTGCTGCAAATTTTGCAAAAATATCATGATGCGCCGTTGCTTTTGGATAAAGATATTATCCAATTAACTCCGGGTGATGAAGGCTTTCCTAAGCCAATAGTAGTTGAGCAAGAGGATTATTGCTTTCGGTTATATGCGGCTATGGACTGTGTTTTCATTGAATCTGATAGGACTTTACATATTTTAGATTTCAAAACAGGTAAGTCAGCTTTTGACAAACGACAGGCATTAGTTTATTTGCTAGCTGCTCGTTATCTTTACCCTGGACACGAAGCTGTCGCATCATTTTATAATTTAGAAATATGTAAAAAGTCTGAGTTAATTAGCATCAATAATTACGAATTAGAATCTTTAAAATTTGAGTTAGCTAATATTGCCCACAAGCACCAGCACGATTTGCAAAAATATCAGGAAAAAACTACTAATTTTAGTAAAATTTTTCCTCCAAATCCTGGCTCTCACTGCCGCTTTTGTCCATTTAATTCCATCTGTGAGTTTGCCGATTTTAAGCAAACTCAATCATATCCAATGCCCAGTTTAAGAGTTAATAGCTAATTAATTTACCTATTTATCTTGGTTCAATTTTCAAAACAACTTACTAAATACTCGTATTTTTACTGGTCTGATTCTCTTCTATCAGACAACCTAGATGTTGCGAAAACAATTGTAGGTTGGGGAGCCACTGCGTTGCGCGGGTTCCCCGCGTTGTAGCAAGTGGCGTTGGAGGCATTGCGTAACCCAACATCCTGATATTTTATATTGTTGGGTTACGCTCCACCCAACCTACGTCTAATGCACTATTTTAAGTTTGCCATACCAGTACAATTTTGTTTGCTGGGGAGTAGGGAAGAAGCAAGGGAGGCAGGGGAGAAGTTGCAGTAAATTTTTCCCTTCGGCATCTCTGCCTTTTGTGTGCGATGCCCAATGCTCAGATTCAAAAGGGTGGCAATTCTTTAAGAATTATGAACCGGATATGATTTATTGCCAAATCGCCAATGGGGATATCTTCTTTGGTTAGCCGCTCACCTTTACTTGTCACGGTTTCAAAGGTGATACCTTTGCCAATTTCAATGTGATACCAGCATAAGCCCATAAAAAAGCGCGTCGGATAAGGCCCACCTTCACCCACATCATCAGGATTTGATTCCATTGGCAACCAGCCAAAATTCGGGACGTAGAATTCCAGCCAAACATGATTAAAATCTGGTTGTAGTGGCACTCCTAGTAAGTCACTATGGGGAGGGCATTTGTACCTACCTACGGTGCGGCAGGGAATGCCATTTAAACGGGATAGGGCAAGTAAAACGCCGACATATTCGCCACAGGAACCAACGCCCCGTTCTAAAACTATATCTGGTGTGTCAATGTAAGGCTTAATCCCATAAGATAACTCATCATAAACGTAATTGCGGATGCTGTGCATTTTCCGCAGCACATTGGTTTCAGAACCAATTGCTTCTCTGGCGGCACGGCGAACAATGGTAGTATCCATTGCTAAATCGTCGTCATCTACTAGGTAGCGTGTTTGTAATTCGGGAGATAGTTCAGGTATATTTTCAACATCTCTAGGTGTGATACGATACTTAATTCCTCGAACTTCCACAAGTGCTTTCCAGCCAAATATATGCCGTTCTCCTGGAGCAAGAGAATCAAATTTAAAGACTGCTACACGTTGCCCTTCTATCACTTCTTCGGTAAATGGTATACCAATTGGTTCAACGTGTTTCACCTTTTGACGCTCTGTTTCCGATGGTAGGGCAATGCGCCATTCAACATCAGGTAAATACACCTCGTCTAAGGGGGCAATTTCCTCGGCATAAGACATTTCAATCAGATAGCCATTAGAGAGAGCGTAGCGCTTATCTGGCTGGTAATGATAATGCAGGGGATGAATAAAAGTGCGATCGCGGAATGTTAGCTCATGACTCGGATCGGCATTGGGGTTATCCCGGATATAAGGCTCCTCTGAGGCGTAGGCAACGTAAATACTTTCCTTACCTGTTTCGCCATTTTTATGTATTGCTATACCTGTAGGACATTCAAACGGTGTCAAGACACTAAATTGAAGTTCTCCTGTTGCCCTGTCCATTGCGTACACTGATTGTTCGGTGCGATCGCAAATCCATAGCATTTCTTGGGTGACTGCTAAATTCTCTATCCCAACTCCAGGGGCATAAAATCTGGTAATCTCTTTTCGGGTTTCGCGGTCATACACCAAAATGTAGCCCAGCCGTTGGCAGGTGACATAAACTGTTGTTTCCCAAACAGCAACGCCGTCAGCCGGATAAGGCAATGTCACAAAATGTTCTAAACCCAAAGCATTGAGCTTGCACAAGTAAACACTATTTTCTCGGCTTACCCACAGGGAATCTTCCCACACCGCTATACCAGTGACATCGGTAAATTCTTTAACTTGATGAGGGTTGATAATTTTGCTGTTGTCAGAGGTGGGATCAATCTCCAGTAGATGCCCTTTAATACTGTCAATGGCAATGAGTCTATCTTTAATGAAAGTAATGCCACACAAGGTAGCAGCAGTAAGCGGTCGAATTGTTTTTTGCCCAAACATCTGGCTAACGGTCAAAGTGGGGAGTGCAAAACTCATAAAACCTTGGGGGAAGTATAAAAAACCCTCACCTTTGGATAGGGAGGAAACATGACTCAAGCGGTTTTAAGCGCCGTCACACCAATTGCTTGATGCGGAAAATCCTAGTCAAGCAGTGGCTCCCCCTAATTGGGGTGAGTAAACAGAGGAGTAGTATTTACCCGTTTCCCTTTATGCCGGGAGCGCCTTGCTCAGAACGGATTGTGAGCCTAGCCAAAGTTATTGGTCGGTACTATCCAAACAGCACTTCTTTACCCCTCGTAAAGATGTTTAACCATTTAGTTCTAGAGTTTGGGACTGGCATCACGCATCCCAAAGTAGGTCTTTAACTCTTGCCAATAACATAGTACAAAAAGTACTTAGGCGGGTCAGCTATCTAAATGTGGTTCTTGATTGCCACCTTTAGAGCGGGGTACTGACAATTATCGGTAAAATGTGTTCCGATCAACTCTTTCGTGAGAAATAATACTATGTCAAAACAGGAGGAATTTACAAATGTTAAGAATTACATATACATTCACATAACTAGGCGATCGCCTTAATGTAACTTTAGAAGATGGAATTCCTGCCATCACTAAATTATGATCGAATTTTGTAACCATTTGCTGTGACCTACACGATGTCTGCTAATTCTCTGCCTGAAGGTGCCGCCGTTTGGCATAGTTTAGAAGTTGATAAAGCACTAGACCTGCTCGATAGTAATGCAGACAGTGGCTTAACACCCCAAGAAATTCAACAGAGGTTGCAAAAATACGGCCCCAACGAACTTGAAGAAAGTGCTGGCCGTAGTGCTTGGGAAATTCTGCTAGATCAGTTCAAGAACATTATGTTGTTGATGCTGATTGGCGTAGCTCTGATTTCTGGGTTTTTAGACCTGATGGCTTTGCGTGAGGGCAGATTAAAGCCTGGTGAAGTGCCATTTAAAGATACGATCGCTATTTTAGCAATTGTGATTCTCAATGGCATACTCGGCTATGTCCAAGAAAGCCGTGCCGAAAAAGCCTTGGCAGCCCTAAAAAAAATGACTTC
This window contains:
- a CDS encoding PD-(D/E)XK nuclease family protein translates to MSTPDRPFASYHLWSLVAPATGQERWHCQMRRGFIKARQHEPQVKALLAQATAPQRIGILAQKGVYEFHHHRHLLKQSDGVERVAQLLKLGNSSVQVQQRVLQILQKYHDAPLLLDKDIIQLTPGDEGFPKPIVVEQEDYCFRLYAAMDCVFIESDRTLHILDFKTGKSAFDKRQALVYLLAARYLYPGHEAVASFYNLEICKKSELISINNYELESLKFELANIAHKHQHDLQKYQEKTTNFSKIFPPNPGSHCRFCPFNSICEFADFKQTQSYPMPSLRVNS
- a CDS encoding transglutaminase family protein — protein: MSFALPTLTVSQMFGQKTIRPLTAATLCGITFIKDRLIAIDSIKGHLLEIDPTSDNSKIINPHQVKEFTDVTGIAVWEDSLWVSRENSVYLCKLNALGLEHFVTLPYPADGVAVWETTVYVTCQRLGYILVYDRETRKEITRFYAPGVGIENLAVTQEMLWICDRTEQSVYAMDRATGELQFSVLTPFECPTGIAIHKNGETGKESIYVAYASEEPYIRDNPNADPSHELTFRDRTFIHPLHYHYQPDKRYALSNGYLIEMSYAEEIAPLDEVYLPDVEWRIALPSETERQKVKHVEPIGIPFTEEVIEGQRVAVFKFDSLAPGERHIFGWKALVEVRGIKYRITPRDVENIPELSPELQTRYLVDDDDLAMDTTIVRRAAREAIGSETNVLRKMHSIRNYVYDELSYGIKPYIDTPDIVLERGVGSCGEYVGVLLALSRLNGIPCRTVGRYKCPPHSDLLGVPLQPDFNHVWLEFYVPNFGWLPMESNPDDVGEGGPYPTRFFMGLCWYHIEIGKGITFETVTSKGERLTKEDIPIGDLAINHIRFIILKELPPF